In the Leptolyngbya sp. 'hensonii' genome, one interval contains:
- a CDS encoding aromatic ring-hydroxylating dioxygenase subunit alpha, with product MLVTKQPVLQRFWYPVMPAHELRGGPKSFQLLGQPIVLWLDAEGNPAAARDRCCHRSAKLSLGKVEEGCITCPYHGWQFDSHGNCVHVPQLPEGPISPSYKVEAFRCSARYGYVWVCLGEPLTEIPEIAEAADPAYRLIHEFYEPWNCAGLRVMENEMDMAHPTFVHTGTFGSEDHPTPASLELTETEWGLQVHSVLGVVNPELQQQNLKMDSAQTERTLDMVWYLPFTVRLRIAYPNGLEHIIVNTMTPIADGVSQMVQFCLRNDTEADTSTQAIIAFDRAVTLEDRRILETTDYDVPLSLTKEEHMMTDKPGILMRKKMAAFLKAHGEVEQTRTNNLLALQNLMDSQGLTIEDLVRVLPEASLTAN from the coding sequence ATGCTGGTAACAAAACAGCCTGTCCTCCAACGATTCTGGTATCCCGTCATGCCAGCCCATGAGTTGCGGGGTGGACCGAAATCATTTCAACTCCTGGGGCAACCGATCGTTCTCTGGCTTGATGCCGAGGGAAATCCCGCTGCTGCCCGCGATCGTTGCTGTCATCGATCGGCCAAACTGTCCCTCGGTAAAGTAGAGGAGGGCTGCATCACCTGCCCTTATCATGGCTGGCAATTTGACAGCCATGGCAACTGTGTCCATGTGCCCCAGCTCCCTGAAGGCCCCATTTCCCCCAGTTATAAAGTGGAGGCGTTCCGTTGTTCAGCACGCTACGGTTATGTCTGGGTCTGCCTGGGAGAGCCCCTCACCGAGATTCCGGAGATTGCCGAGGCCGCCGATCCAGCCTATCGTCTGATCCACGAATTCTATGAACCCTGGAATTGCGCCGGATTACGGGTGATGGAGAATGAAATGGACATGGCCCATCCCACTTTTGTCCACACAGGCACCTTTGGCAGCGAGGACCACCCCACTCCCGCATCCCTGGAATTGACAGAAACAGAGTGGGGCTTGCAGGTTCACAGTGTGCTGGGTGTGGTCAACCCGGAACTGCAACAGCAAAATCTGAAAATGGATTCGGCCCAAACGGAGCGGACTCTGGATATGGTCTGGTACCTGCCCTTTACAGTCAGGCTCCGGATTGCTTACCCCAATGGTCTGGAGCACATCATCGTTAACACCATGACCCCTATTGCTGATGGGGTCTCCCAGATGGTGCAGTTTTGCTTGCGGAATGACACGGAAGCGGATACCAGCACTCAAGCTATCATTGCCTTCGATCGGGCTGTGACCTTAGAAGATAGACGGATTCTGGAAACTACAGACTACGACGTTCCCCTCAGCCTGACCAAAGAGGAACACATGATGACGGATAAACCCGGAATTTTAATGCGAAAGAAAATGGCTGCCTTCCTCAAGGCTCACGGTGAGGTAGAGCAAACCAGGACCAACAATCTGCTGGCTTTGCAAAACCTGATGGATAGCCAGGGGCTGACGATCGAAGATCTGGTACGGGTTCTGCCGGAGGCCAGTCTTACGGCTAACTAG
- a CDS encoding vWA domain-containing protein: MMTMNTAERDLRLEMLNSLLTTPHRKLEQVAEIHQLIVDLDPIFYGHLAVWYHQNGDVRDHKEVFVAYLLTSALVQHREAGFMLLQELPPYQVARVVDFMKQHRNKVPRTARTAVQRYLKARESNPALFDRAALRGRKAMKHLYAGLHIKPGERANAILFRDEPPEGSLAAILKQLAKATSAAEQARLIVEFNIPYTIAIGAIQQLTPTVLVALINSMTPQEVINTLKALKARGALDHPEVKALIDRKLEAAQKSERISAFKARVAADATELDAETVAKLEQVTNEQVKRRGTIARPTALLVDKSGSMDAAIEIGKRLAALISGITQADLFVYAFDTLPYPVTAKGKELTDWERAFQLINAGGGTSVGCALEAMRRKKQVVDQIILVTDEGENTSPYFLEAYLNYQKEFAVMPNVVIVRVGSYCEYVEQQLKQKQIPVETFTFAGDYYSLPNLVPLLTRPSRLELLLEILDTPLPVRKDP; this comes from the coding sequence ATGATGACCATGAATACTGCAGAGCGGGACCTGCGGCTGGAGATGCTGAATAGCTTGCTGACGACTCCTCACCGTAAGCTGGAGCAGGTGGCCGAGATTCACCAGTTGATTGTTGATCTGGACCCCATTTTCTACGGTCATCTGGCTGTCTGGTACCACCAGAATGGTGATGTGCGGGACCACAAGGAAGTATTCGTTGCTTACCTGCTGACCAGTGCCCTGGTGCAGCACCGAGAAGCTGGTTTCATGCTGCTGCAGGAGTTGCCTCCTTACCAGGTGGCTCGTGTGGTGGACTTCATGAAACAGCACCGGAACAAGGTGCCTCGTACTGCTCGGACAGCGGTGCAACGGTACCTGAAGGCACGGGAGAGCAATCCTGCGTTGTTCGATCGGGCTGCCCTGCGGGGTCGGAAGGCGATGAAGCACCTGTACGCGGGTCTACACATTAAGCCTGGTGAGCGGGCCAATGCTATCCTGTTCCGGGATGAGCCTCCTGAGGGCTCTCTGGCTGCGATTCTGAAGCAATTGGCGAAGGCCACCAGTGCAGCGGAGCAGGCCCGTCTGATCGTGGAGTTCAATATCCCCTACACGATCGCGATCGGTGCGATTCAGCAACTGACCCCAACGGTGCTGGTGGCTCTGATCAATAGCATGACCCCCCAGGAAGTGATCAACACCCTCAAGGCCCTCAAGGCCCGGGGTGCCCTGGATCACCCTGAGGTGAAGGCGCTCATCGATCGCAAACTGGAGGCGGCTCAGAAGAGCGAGCGGATCTCTGCCTTCAAGGCTCGGGTGGCTGCCGATGCAACTGAGTTGGATGCCGAGACGGTAGCCAAACTGGAGCAGGTGACCAACGAGCAGGTGAAGCGTCGGGGTACGATCGCCCGGCCTACTGCCCTACTGGTGGACAAGTCTGGTTCTATGGACGCTGCGATCGAGATCGGTAAGCGGCTGGCTGCACTGATTTCTGGAATTACCCAGGCTGACCTGTTTGTCTACGCCTTCGACACCCTGCCTTACCCCGTAACGGCAAAGGGCAAGGAGTTGACCGATTGGGAGCGGGCTTTCCAGTTGATCAATGCCGGTGGTGGCACCAGCGTTGGTTGTGCTCTGGAGGCGATGCGCCGGAAGAAGCAAGTGGTGGATCAGATCATCCTGGTGACGGATGAGGGAGAGAACACCTCTCCTTACTTCCTGGAGGCTTACCTGAACTACCAGAAGGAGTTCGCGGTGATGCCAAATGTGGTGATTGTCCGGGTGGGTAGCTACTGCGAGTATGTGGAACAGCAACTCAAGCAGAAGCAGATTCCGGTCGAGACCTTCACCTTTGCCGGAGACTACTACAGTCTGCCTAACCTGGTGCCACTCCTGACACGGCCTTCTCGTCTGGAGCTGCTGCTGGAAATTCTGGATACACCTTTACCCGTCCGTAAGGACCCGTGA
- a CDS encoding glutathione peroxidase, with translation MTAQIPASIYDVSATGLDGTSVSFNTYKDKVLLIVNTASQCGFTPQYQGLQALYDQYAGQGLVILGFPCNQFGQQEPGNADQIQSFCETRFGVSFPLFQKIEVNGSNAHPLYQYLKKAAPGIFGTEGIKWNFTKFLVDRNGTVVKRYPPTTKPEELEKDIQGLLMPKK, from the coding sequence ATGACGGCACAGATCCCTGCATCAATCTACGACGTTTCTGCCACAGGTCTAGATGGAACTTCAGTCTCATTCAACACGTATAAAGACAAAGTTTTACTGATTGTGAATACGGCCAGTCAGTGCGGCTTTACACCCCAATATCAGGGGCTGCAGGCCCTCTACGATCAGTATGCTGGTCAGGGACTGGTGATTCTGGGATTTCCCTGTAACCAGTTCGGTCAGCAGGAACCAGGAAACGCTGATCAGATTCAGTCCTTTTGTGAAACTCGTTTTGGGGTTTCCTTCCCCCTTTTCCAGAAAATTGAGGTCAATGGGAGTAATGCCCATCCGCTGTATCAATATCTGAAAAAGGCGGCACCAGGAATTTTCGGGACGGAGGGGATTAAGTGGAATTTCACCAAGTTCCTGGTCGATCGGAATGGCACGGTGGTTAAACGATATCCACCTACCACAAAGCCAGAGGAATTGGAAAAGGACATTCAAGGATTATTGATGCCCAAAAAATAG
- the guaD gene encoding guanine deaminase: MPSISDNFLRGFRGAFLDFINDPFYGSELANVRYVPDGLLVCSEGMIQAFGPYSELQEKYTKIPITTCPGQLIMPGFIDTHIHYAQLEMIASYGEQLLEWLNKYTFPVEGKFKDQTYASKMASLFLDELLKNGTTTALVFATVHPESVEAFFAEASQRNLRMIAGKVLMDRNAPEFLRDTPDRAYEESKHLIQKWHKKGRLLYAVTPRFAITSTPEQLQLAGKLLQEFPDVYLHTHLSENVKEVAVVAELFPESTGYLDVYDRAGLVGERSVFAHGVQLTEQEFQRLSEAKSAISFCPTSNLFLGSGLFKLHRAKSAACPVKVGLGTDVGAGTSFSLLQTANEAYKVAQLQGEALSAFKALYLATLGGARALTIDDKIGNFDVGKEADFVVLDLQATPLMAVRNQGMPAPSLEALAEQLFGLIMLGDDRAIQATYVAGELAYQRPSSSLS; encoded by the coding sequence ATGCCATCAATCTCTGACAATTTTTTGAGGGGCTTTCGTGGTGCATTTCTGGATTTTATCAATGACCCCTTTTATGGTTCTGAATTGGCCAATGTGCGCTACGTTCCAGATGGGTTACTGGTCTGTTCAGAGGGCATGATTCAGGCGTTCGGCCCTTATTCAGAACTGCAGGAAAAATATACCAAAATTCCGATTACGACCTGCCCTGGCCAGTTGATTATGCCAGGATTTATTGATACCCATATTCATTATGCTCAACTGGAAATGATTGCCAGCTATGGCGAACAATTACTGGAGTGGCTGAATAAATATACATTTCCTGTGGAAGGAAAGTTCAAAGATCAGACCTATGCCAGCAAGATGGCCTCCCTATTTCTGGATGAATTATTGAAAAATGGCACGACAACTGCTCTGGTTTTTGCCACCGTTCATCCCGAATCGGTCGAGGCCTTTTTTGCAGAGGCCAGTCAGCGCAATTTGAGGATGATTGCAGGCAAAGTTTTGATGGATCGAAATGCGCCGGAGTTTTTAAGAGATACCCCCGATCGGGCCTATGAAGAGAGCAAACACCTGATTCAGAAGTGGCATAAAAAGGGACGATTGCTGTATGCAGTTACCCCTCGATTTGCGATTACATCAACCCCAGAACAACTCCAGCTTGCGGGTAAATTGTTGCAAGAATTCCCTGATGTTTATTTGCATACGCATCTGTCTGAAAATGTGAAAGAAGTGGCGGTGGTGGCAGAGCTGTTTCCTGAGAGCACTGGATATCTGGATGTGTACGATCGAGCAGGTTTGGTGGGGGAACGATCGGTCTTTGCCCATGGAGTGCAATTAACGGAACAGGAGTTTCAGCGCCTGTCTGAGGCAAAATCGGCCATCTCCTTTTGCCCCACCTCCAACTTGTTTTTAGGCAGTGGGCTGTTTAAGTTACACCGGGCCAAATCGGCGGCCTGTCCTGTCAAAGTGGGCCTGGGCACAGATGTGGGGGCGGGAACCAGTTTTTCCCTACTCCAAACGGCCAACGAAGCCTACAAGGTGGCTCAACTGCAGGGAGAAGCGCTTTCTGCGTTCAAAGCCTTATACTTGGCTACTCTGGGGGGGGCAAGAGCCCTGACGATCGACGACAAAATTGGCAACTTTGACGTTGGTAAAGAGGCAGATTTTGTTGTGCTGGATTTGCAGGCCACGCCCCTGATGGCTGTTCGAAATCAGGGTATGCCCGCCCCCTCCCTGGAAGCTCTGGCTGAACAGTTGTTTGGCCTGATTATGCTGGGAGACGATCGGGCCATTCAGGCGACCTACGTGGCAGGGGAATTAGCGTATCAGCGCCCTAGTTCCAGCCTATCCTAG
- a CDS encoding DMT family transporter: MLLKQDISKSPLFLVAPFFFLGTSMVVMKAVIPNTTPLFLAGFRLVPAGILILALTLFLKLPQPKTWKAWLWIALFSLVDGALFQGFLTTGLVSTGAGLGAVLIDAQPLVVAVLARFLFGDVIGLWGWLGLAIGLAGIGLCGLPDLWLMQIFSGKIDFLQSGMSAFSWEGLLQSGELLMLLAALSMSLGTIIIRYVKQHADAVVATGWHMLLGGLPLFALSALGEANQWSDLNPGGWVSLGYATLFGTALTYGMFFYLASVGNLTSVSSLIFLTPVFALLFSSLFLGETLTSFQWIGVGLTLISVYLVIQRQEIASQIAKLWSRLSPQAVQMAAAEATEAARVEGNSADAPVSTEV, translated from the coding sequence ATGCTGCTAAAACAGGATATCTCCAAGTCACCGCTGTTTCTGGTGGCTCCCTTTTTCTTTCTGGGCACCTCCATGGTGGTCATGAAGGCGGTGATTCCCAACACGACACCGCTCTTCCTGGCTGGGTTTCGACTGGTGCCTGCTGGAATTCTGATTCTGGCCCTGACGCTGTTTTTGAAGTTACCTCAACCGAAAACCTGGAAAGCATGGCTCTGGATTGCCCTGTTTTCTCTGGTGGATGGAGCCCTGTTTCAGGGGTTTCTCACCACTGGATTGGTGAGTACAGGGGCCGGTTTGGGAGCCGTGCTCATTGATGCTCAGCCCCTGGTTGTAGCAGTGCTGGCCCGGTTTCTCTTTGGGGATGTGATCGGGCTGTGGGGCTGGCTGGGGCTGGCGATCGGGCTGGCTGGTATTGGCCTCTGTGGGTTACCAGATCTATGGCTGATGCAGATTTTTAGTGGCAAAATCGATTTTCTCCAAAGTGGGATGTCTGCCTTCAGTTGGGAGGGGCTGCTCCAGAGTGGAGAACTGCTAATGTTGCTGGCAGCCCTTTCTATGTCTTTGGGCACCATTATCATCCGCTATGTCAAACAGCATGCAGATGCCGTTGTGGCTACAGGCTGGCACATGCTGCTGGGAGGCTTACCCCTGTTTGCCCTGTCTGCCCTGGGTGAGGCCAACCAGTGGAGCGATCTCAATCCCGGGGGATGGGTTTCTCTGGGTTATGCCACTCTATTTGGAACTGCATTGACCTACGGCATGTTCTTCTACCTGGCTTCAGTCGGGAATCTCACCAGTGTCAGCTCCCTAATTTTTCTGACACCGGTCTTTGCCCTGCTATTCAGCAGCCTGTTTTTGGGGGAAACTCTGACTTCCTTCCAGTGGATCGGGGTAGGGTTGACCCTGATCAGTGTCTACCTGGTGATTCAGCGGCAGGAGATTGCCTCCCAGATAGCCAAGCTGTGGAGCCGGTTGAGCCCTCAGGCTGTCCAGATGGCTGCGGCAGAGGCAACTGAAGCAGCACGGGTTGAGGGGAACAGCGCTGATGCCCCTGTTTCGACAGAGGTCTAA
- a CDS encoding ssl1498 family light-harvesting-like protein encodes MNTISNEGLTNIYASEPSVYYAEYPSQEQQNRYLVQGAIATLFVSLLILTSLAVS; translated from the coding sequence ATGAATACTATCAGCAACGAAGGTTTGACTAACATCTACGCTTCTGAGCCTTCCGTTTACTACGCCGAATATCCTTCCCAAGAGCAGCAGAACCGCTATCTCGTGCAAGGCGCGATCGCAACCCTGTTTGTCAGCCTGCTGATTCTGACTTCTCTGGCTGTGAGCTAA
- a CDS encoding ArsC/Spx/MgsR family protein: protein MAKVIFYEKPGCINNTRQKALLQAAGHLVEARNLLTENWTAERLRPFFGDLPVAEWFNPTAPAVQVGEVIPEQVDAATALTLMMANPLLIRRPLLRVGDRYLVGFNPEVVQAWIGLEAASPEQRAIRDHLMQQDLQTCPHNS, encoded by the coding sequence ATGGCAAAGGTAATTTTCTATGAAAAACCAGGTTGTATTAACAACACCCGCCAAAAAGCCCTATTACAAGCTGCCGGTCATCTGGTGGAAGCACGCAATCTCCTCACGGAAAACTGGACAGCGGAGAGATTACGTCCGTTTTTTGGAGATTTGCCGGTAGCAGAATGGTTTAACCCCACAGCCCCAGCGGTTCAAGTGGGTGAAGTTATTCCAGAGCAAGTTGATGCAGCCACAGCCCTGACTCTGATGATGGCAAACCCCTTGCTGATTCGACGACCGCTGCTGCGAGTGGGCGATCGTTATCTTGTGGGGTTTAATCCTGAAGTTGTTCAAGCCTGGATTGGGCTAGAAGCTGCCAGCCCAGAACAGCGGGCCATTCGCGATCACCTGATGCAACAGGATTTGCAAACCTGTCCTCACAATTCCTGA
- a CDS encoding filamentous hemagglutinin N-terminal domain-containing protein: MISGKLAGFSTPIDGNRFHRLSLALSTALISGFLLNVQMSALAQIVPDNTLGSTPSIVTPGVEIKGLPSTLIQGGAQQGSFLFQSFQQFNVGNGQQVYFNNPAGIQNILSRVTGSQASQILGTLGVLGNANLFLINPNGIYFGPNSRLDISGSFVASTADRLTLGSSGEFSAVNPQAPPLLTVNVPIGVQFGNLPTGAIVNAGDLKVGQDLTLSGSSVTSTGQLTALQGQVTVESVVGNVQVQTLTAQTATLTAQQDLILPSSTLNTTGNLTLQAQGMVKISDSPIAPLQIFAGENLQIQGNSSLDITALQHPGSILVAGQDLILRSANPVTGDGRFFAGRDLKVEQLDGSQGDVISPNDPIILAIGNVKLGNYVGASLHILAGGSVETGNITINAIGTQTTTINPSNTNLLPGTTIPYNALSAVKLSNGTDLTIGGDTQRTLDIRAGIDWNQAPFNGQQPTSTAPPLAGFTPNTLQTPTLTGSNIKTGAITISNAPVANPALVYLTNQYSANPLLSGDITTNNINVSSNATNGGTVVIDSRGAVTTLGATGLSTNGSISAAATVGAATVRNGGQVTVLANGPISTATTNVSSFAGNGGNVLMQSKSGITLRVINASALQTQNPGNGGTVTVLSGGNIEMLANPGAASGITSAGVQGGLITLQSQGDILAKGKNQIANESQGSQGSDIIIQAKNFYGTGTLISTSSTGTGAANASNINIQVDGTLQLIGGSVASNVAIQGGTGNAGKIEIQANQIQLLDGATVSSENAQLGTGKSGDILLKGTTSIELNNATIRNRVALDASGSGGTVTIQTGTLTLSKVSTLFSQTEGTGTASQVSVWANQVYLSDQSSIDSSVSNGKSGMGGMIQVQANTLKLDSGAKIIARTAGQGDAGTIVINVTDQIAIDGDGTGIFANTIAGATGKGGDIKIDPNLVILTNGATISVNSQGSGPGGSIFLQANNLTLNNGKIVATSSSTQGGNIFLTVPGIIQMTNNSQISATSGITGGAGDGGNITISTLFLVALPNQNSDITANAFLGKGGNIQITAQALFGIAYQSALTTPQVNTTNDITASSTFGVNGVVIINTPGVDPSKGLGPLPGDLVDASRLVAQGCGGPAVATTGRFVLLGQGGLPANPGELLTSDATLEDTRLPGIAIPVQPTALLPDQGKVAWMIEAAKKRCYDRE, encoded by the coding sequence ATGATTTCCGGAAAATTAGCTGGCTTCAGCACTCCGATCGATGGGAACAGGTTTCATCGGCTGTCTCTGGCCCTCAGTACTGCCCTGATTTCCGGTTTTCTGCTCAATGTGCAGATGAGCGCCCTTGCTCAGATTGTCCCAGATAATACCTTGGGTTCAACCCCCTCCATCGTGACCCCCGGTGTTGAGATCAAAGGACTCCCATCCACCCTAATTCAGGGAGGGGCGCAACAGGGGAGCTTTCTGTTTCAAAGCTTTCAACAGTTTAATGTGGGCAATGGCCAGCAAGTCTATTTCAATAATCCGGCTGGGATCCAGAATATCCTCAGCCGGGTTACGGGCTCTCAGGCCTCTCAAATCTTAGGCACCCTGGGTGTGCTGGGCAATGCCAATTTGTTTCTGATTAATCCCAATGGCATTTACTTTGGACCAAATTCTCGCCTGGATATCAGTGGTTCCTTTGTCGCCAGCACTGCCGATCGCCTCACCCTGGGCAGTAGCGGGGAATTCAGTGCAGTTAATCCCCAGGCTCCGCCCCTGCTGACCGTGAACGTCCCGATCGGGGTGCAGTTTGGCAATCTGCCCACGGGGGCGATCGTCAACGCAGGGGACTTAAAAGTGGGTCAGGACCTGACCCTGTCCGGTAGTTCAGTGACCAGTACAGGCCAGTTGACCGCCCTGCAGGGCCAGGTCACTGTGGAATCCGTGGTGGGGAATGTGCAGGTCCAGACTCTGACTGCTCAAACTGCCACCCTGACCGCTCAGCAAGACCTGATTCTGCCCAGCAGTACCCTCAATACCACCGGAAACCTCACCCTGCAGGCCCAGGGCATGGTCAAAATCAGCGACAGTCCGATCGCGCCCCTGCAGATCTTTGCCGGGGAGAACTTACAGATTCAGGGCAACAGCAGTCTAGATATCACAGCCCTGCAGCATCCTGGTAGCATCCTGGTGGCAGGGCAAGATTTAATACTACGATCGGCCAATCCGGTCACAGGGGATGGCCGTTTCTTTGCTGGTCGGGATCTGAAAGTGGAACAACTGGATGGCAGCCAGGGCGATGTTATCAGCCCGAATGACCCCATCATTCTGGCAATCGGGAATGTGAAGCTTGGCAATTACGTGGGGGCCTCTCTGCACATCCTGGCAGGTGGGAGTGTAGAAACCGGCAACATTACCATTAATGCGATCGGGACTCAGACCACCACGATTAACCCCAGCAATACCAACTTACTGCCGGGGACAACGATTCCCTATAATGCCCTCAGCGCGGTCAAGCTCTCTAATGGCACCGATTTGACGATCGGCGGTGATACCCAGCGTACCCTCGACATCCGGGCCGGAATTGATTGGAACCAGGCCCCCTTTAATGGACAGCAGCCCACGTCAACGGCTCCTCCCCTGGCTGGTTTTACCCCCAATACGCTCCAGACGCCAACCCTGACGGGATCCAATATTAAAACCGGTGCGATTACCATTTCGAATGCACCTGTTGCTAATCCAGCCCTGGTCTATCTGACCAATCAGTACAGTGCCAATCCCCTGCTATCGGGGGATATCACAACTAACAATATCAATGTCAGCAGCAATGCCACCAATGGGGGCACGGTGGTGATTGACTCCCGTGGCGCTGTGACAACCCTGGGGGCAACGGGGCTGAGTACTAACGGATCAATCTCAGCCGCTGCTACAGTTGGTGCTGCAACCGTTCGCAATGGAGGTCAGGTCACCGTGCTGGCCAATGGACCGATCTCGACTGCAACAACCAACGTCAGCAGTTTTGCCGGGAATGGGGGCAACGTGCTGATGCAGTCCAAGAGCGGGATTACCCTGCGGGTGATTAATGCCTCCGCCCTGCAGACCCAAAATCCGGGCAATGGAGGAACGGTCACGGTTCTGAGCGGTGGGAATATCGAGATGCTGGCCAATCCAGGGGCAGCCAGTGGGATTACCAGTGCCGGGGTTCAGGGTGGCCTGATTACCCTGCAGAGTCAGGGCGATATTCTGGCCAAAGGTAAGAACCAGATCGCCAACGAGAGTCAGGGTTCTCAGGGAAGTGACATCATCATCCAGGCCAAGAATTTCTATGGTACCGGTACCCTGATCTCCACCAGCAGTACGGGAACCGGTGCGGCCAACGCCAGCAATATCAATATCCAGGTGGATGGAACGTTGCAACTGATTGGAGGATCGGTGGCCAGTAATGTGGCCATTCAGGGCGGCACGGGCAACGCCGGTAAAATTGAAATCCAGGCCAACCAGATTCAACTGCTGGATGGGGCAACCGTGAGTTCTGAGAATGCCCAGTTGGGCACAGGCAAGTCTGGCGATATCCTGCTCAAAGGCACCACCTCGATCGAGCTGAACAATGCCACCATCAGAAACCGGGTGGCTCTGGATGCCAGTGGCAGCGGCGGAACTGTCACGATCCAGACCGGCACCCTCACCCTTAGCAAGGTTTCCACCCTGTTCTCCCAGACCGAGGGGACAGGCACAGCCAGTCAAGTTTCAGTGTGGGCTAACCAGGTTTACCTGTCTGACCAATCTTCGATCGATTCCAGTGTCAGTAATGGCAAGTCCGGGATGGGCGGGATGATTCAGGTCCAGGCCAACACCCTCAAGCTGGACAGTGGAGCCAAAATCATTGCCAGGACAGCAGGGCAGGGGGATGCGGGCACGATTGTTATCAATGTGACGGATCAAATTGCCATCGATGGGGACGGCACCGGGATTTTTGCCAATACGATCGCAGGGGCTACCGGCAAGGGGGGAGATATCAAAATTGACCCCAACCTGGTCATCCTCACCAATGGAGCCACAATTTCTGTGAACAGCCAGGGATCGGGACCGGGGGGCAGTATTTTCCTGCAGGCTAATAATCTGACGCTGAACAATGGCAAGATTGTTGCCACCAGTTCCAGTACCCAGGGGGGCAATATTTTCCTGACTGTCCCGGGGATTATCCAGATGACCAATAACAGTCAGATTTCAGCCACATCGGGGATTACCGGCGGTGCAGGAGACGGGGGGAATATCACCATCTCTACCCTGTTTCTGGTAGCCCTGCCCAATCAAAATAGCGACATCACCGCCAATGCCTTCTTGGGCAAGGGGGGGAATATCCAGATCACCGCCCAGGCTCTTTTTGGGATTGCTTATCAATCTGCCCTGACCACCCCTCAAGTCAATACTACGAACGACATCACTGCCAGCTCAACCTTTGGGGTGAACGGTGTGGTCATCATCAACACACCGGGCGTTGACCCCAGCAAGGGCTTGGGGCCTTTACCTGGGGATCTGGTGGATGCTTCCCGGTTGGTGGCGCAGGGTTGTGGAGGACCGGCTGTGGCAACTACAGGTCGCTTTGTTCTGTTGGGGCAGGGGGGACTGCCCGCGAATCCTGGTGAATTGCTTACCAGTGATGCGACTTTGGAAGACACCCGGCTGCCTGGCATCGCTATTCCGGTTCAACCAACGGCTCTGCTGCCTGATCAGGGAAAGGTTGCCTGGATGATTGAAGCTGCGAAAAAGCGTTGTTATGACCGTGAATAG
- a CDS encoding damage-control phosphatase ARMT1 family protein yields the protein MQPPSLSLPLPPPLRMSEPGSFAHHTLTHRWPTIAHRVIPENNFSSEIGARLIALTEDLSRGRVRPLQDQAPDTAAWRSYLQPWLGKPWLELPWFFAEVYFYRRLLEATRYFEPEEGQGIDPFRSQKQAALHTALVDIQGMGDSWNDLIYSSLWGNRADLSLRPETTVPAFLGQTMHQNRILVDDTPALQAILLDRSHARLDWIADNAGFELICDLLLIDLLLRDAIAQTVHLHLKSHPTFVSDATIGDLHHTLTALAADVATRSVAERLQGFLEQGQLRLVADPFWTAPLVFWEMPANLHQDLSQSNLVVIKGDANYRRLLGDRHWPFTTPLADILAYFPTSLVALRILKSEIVVGLDSEQLRTLPQKDQSWLVNGKWGLIQGYFC from the coding sequence ATGCAACCTCCGTCACTGTCTCTGCCTTTGCCACCGCCATTGAGGATGTCGGAACCAGGGTCCTTTGCCCATCACACCCTGACCCACCGCTGGCCCACGATCGCCCACCGTGTGATCCCAGAAAATAACTTTTCATCGGAGATTGGGGCCAGGCTGATCGCTCTGACCGAGGACTTATCGAGGGGCCGGGTCCGTCCCCTGCAGGATCAGGCACCGGACACAGCAGCTTGGCGATCGTATCTACAACCCTGGCTGGGAAAGCCCTGGCTGGAACTGCCCTGGTTTTTTGCTGAGGTTTACTTTTACCGTCGCCTGCTGGAAGCCACCCGCTATTTTGAGCCAGAGGAGGGGCAGGGCATCGATCCGTTCCGATCTCAGAAGCAGGCTGCGCTGCATACGGCTTTGGTGGATATTCAGGGCATGGGAGACTCTTGGAACGACTTGATTTACAGCAGCTTATGGGGCAACCGGGCTGACCTCAGCCTGCGGCCAGAGACTACAGTTCCAGCATTTCTGGGCCAGACTATGCACCAGAATCGAATTCTGGTCGATGATACGCCAGCATTGCAGGCTATCCTGCTCGATCGGTCCCATGCTCGACTGGATTGGATTGCCGACAATGCTGGATTTGAACTAATCTGTGACCTGTTGCTGATCGATCTACTGCTGAGGGACGCGATCGCCCAGACCGTACATCTGCATCTGAAATCCCACCCCACCTTTGTTTCGGATGCCACGATCGGGGATCTGCACCACACCCTCACGGCTCTGGCTGCCGATGTGGCTACCCGGTCTGTGGCCGAACGCTTGCAAGGCTTCCTGGAACAGGGACAGTTGCGTCTTGTTGCAGATCCCTTCTGGACTGCCCCCCTGGTATTCTGGGAAATGCCCGCTAACCTGCACCAGGATCTGAGCCAGTCCAATCTGGTGGTAATCAAAGGGGATGCGAACTACCGTCGCCTCCTGGGCGATCGTCACTGGCCCTTTACCACCCCTCTGGCAGACATTCTGGCCTACTTCCCTACTTCCCTGGTAGCCCTGCGAATTCTGAAATCTGAGATTGTGGTTGGCCTGGACTCTGAACAACTGAGAACCTTACCCCAGAAGGATCAGAGCTGGCTGGTTAATGGCAAGTGGGGTCTTATTCAGGGTTACTTTTGCTGA